One genomic segment of Tubulanus polymorphus chromosome 4, tnTubPoly1.2, whole genome shotgun sequence includes these proteins:
- the LOC141903870 gene encoding methionine aminopeptidase 1-like: MAASMKICETAGCGNEAKLQCPTCIKLHIPGSFFCNQECFKNSWKEHKAVHAKAKNEAKAASEALSNYNPWPGYRFTGKLRPYPQTPKRLVPDTIPRPDYADDKDGIPYSERALRGNNSIQQLDDDDIESMRVVGKLAREILDIGAEAVAVGVTTDEIDRLVHEASIDRECYPSPLNYFTFPKSCCTSINEVICHGIPDQRKLEDGDILNIDVTAYHRGFHGDLNETLFVGNVDEKSRTLVRVTYECLDQAIQNVKPGVKYREIGNIIQKHAQSHGFSVVRSYCGHGIHSLFHTAPNVPHYAKNKAIGIMKPGHTFTIEPMISEGSWRDDTWPDSWTAVTQDGKRSAQFEHTLLVTDTGCDILTARRHKGGQPFFMD, translated from the exons atggcagccTCCATGAAAATCTGTGAAACCGCCGGTTGTGGAAACGAAGCCAAATTGCAATGCCCAACGTGCATTAAATTACATATTCCAGGTTCATTCTTCTGTAACCAG GAATGTTTCAAAAACAGCTGGAAAGAACATAAAGCTGTACACGCTAAAGCGA AAAATGAAGCGAAGGCAGCCAGCGAAGCATTATCCAACTATAATCCGTGGCCGGGATATCGTTTTACCGGTAAACTAAGGCCTTACCCGCAG ACCCCAAAACGATTGGTGCCTGATACAATTCCTCGACCGGATTATGCCGATGATAAAGATG GAATCCCGTATAGTGAACGTGCTCTACGCGGAAACAATAGCATTCAACAATTAGACGACGACGACATCGAATCGATGAGAGTTGTTGGGAAG CTGGCTCGTGAAATTTTAGATATCGGTGCCGAAGCTGTCGCTGTAGGGGTTACAACTGATGAAATCGATCGACTTGTTCATGAG GCTTCTATCGACCGAGAATGTTATCCTTCCCCGTTGAATTACTTCACGTTTCCGAAATCCTGCTGCAC GTCTATAAACGAAGTGATTTGTCATGGAATTCCCGATCAAAGAAAGCTAGAAGATGGAGATATTCTCAATA TTGATGTAACTGCTTATCACAGAGGTTTTCATGGTGACCTGAATGAAACTTTGTTCGTCGGAAACGTTGATGAAAAGAGTAGAACTTTAGTCCGCGTAACTTATGAATGTTTAGATCAAGCTATTCAAAATG TGAAACCGGGCGTAAAATATCGAGAAATCGGAAATATTATCCAGAAGCATGCTCAATCTCATGGATTTTCAGTAGTTCGTAGTTATTGTGGACATGGAATTCATAG TTTGTTCCATACAGCACCGAATGTACCTCATTATGCAa AGAACAAGGCCATCGGAATAATGAAACCCGGCCACACATTTACGATAGAACCGATGATATCGGAAGGAAGTTGGCGCGATGATACGTGGCCCGATAGTTGGACGGCGGTCACGCAAGACGGAAAACGATCGGCTCAGTTCGAACACACGTTACTAGTCACAGATACCGGTTGTGATATACTAACTGCTCGTCGACACAAAGGTGGACAACCTTTTTTCATGGATTAA
- the LOC141903701 gene encoding uncharacterized protein LOC141903701, which produces MATPNPEAGTGGDPAHWQDPNAIYHDASPRLVLFAKIVGGITALMLIIALIITLARGPHNSANYLLTTNLVISAIIGFMMSWWYRKGDLMADKTWFLFLVAGVILFQCITVDIYAFHSISSLPPPTTTTMRPTVSAATFTAIPKAPRVL; this is translated from the exons ATGGCGACTCCTAATCCCGAGGCTGGTACCGGCGGAGACCCGGCTCATTGGCAGGACCCGAACGCTATTTATCACGATGCATCACCTCGTCTA GTATTATTCGCAAAGATTGTTGGTGGAATAACTGCCCTTATGCTTATT aTCGCATTAATCATCACCTTGGCACGTGGTCCCCATAACAGTGCAAATTATCTTCTAACTACCAATCTAGTCA TAAGCGCAATTATCGGATTCATGATG AGCTGGTGGTATAGAAAGGGCGACTTG atggCTGATAAAACTTGGTTTCTATTTCTTGTCGCCGGTGTCATCCTATTCCAGTGTATTACTGTTGATATCTATGCCTTCCATTCCATATCTTCTCTCCCTCCTCCGACAACGACGACGATGAGGCCAACAGTATCTGCTGCTACATTCACCGCTATTCCAAAAGCGCCTCGTGTTTTGTAG
- the LOC141904802 gene encoding bone morphogenetic protein receptor type-1B-like — translation MDVDETCIAKKESKCFAAVELVTDKESGQKVEVESFGCLPPEESTILSCKGDLIPHTTPRSVQCCDDKDLCNRDLHPMPKYPPTTPPRYVPQPYPEYNNNITQMALLISVTLCLIILILTVICIYLRYRKREVRRQHYLDEAENCDTYINPGESLKELIDASQTSGSGSGLPLLVQRTIAKQIHLVRSVGKGRYGEVWKGKWRGESVAVKIFFTTEEASWFRETELYQTVLLRHDNILGFIAADIKGTGSWTQLFLITDYHEHGSLHDYLKANVLSTSDMLRLAHSAVCGLSHLHTEIYGTRGKPAIAHRDIKSKNILVKKNGTCCIADLGLAVRYISETNEVDIAPNMRQGTKRYMSPEVLEETLNKHHFDAFKQADIYSFGLVLWEIARRCLSGGIVEEYQIPYYDMLQNDPSFDDVRKVVCDPHRKRPAIPNRWSSDEYLRSLAKIMQECWNGSPAARLTALRVKKSLGKLMENQDLSVKVKDPTIISSYNSVQS, via the exons ATGGACGTCGACGAGACGTGCATCGCCAAGAAAGAAAGTAAATGTTTTGCCGCTGTTGAACTCGTCACTGATAAAGAAAGCGGCCAGAAAGTGGAAGTAGAAAGTTTCGGTTGTTTACCTCCCGAAGAGAGCACTATTTTATCG TGTAAAGGTGATTTGATTCCTCACACGACTCCGCGTTCCGTTCAGTGCTGCGATGATAAAGACCTCTGTAATCGCGATTTACATCCGATGCCCAAATATCCACCGACCACACCGCCTC GTTATGTTCCTCAACCGTATCCCGAGTATAACAATAATATCACCCAGATGGCGCTACTGATATCGGTTACTCTTTGCCTTATTATCCTTATATTGACTGTTATCTGCATTTATCTAAG GTATCGTAAACGTGAAGTACGACGGCAGCATTATTTGGACGAAGCCGAAAATTGCGACACGTACATCAATCCCGGAGAAAGTTTGAAAGAATTGATAGACGCTTCGCAAACTTCAGGCAGCGGATCGGGGCTACCTTTACTT GTCCAGCGCACTATCGCCAAACAAATCCATCTAGTACGGAGCGTTGGAAAAGGCAGATACGGAGAAGTTTGGAAAGGAAAATGGCGCGGCGAAAGTGTAGCGGTCAAGATATTCTTCACAACAGAAGAGGCGAGCTGGTTCAGAGAGACGGAACTTTACCAAACAGTTTTACTAAGACACGATAATATTTTAG gttttatAGCAGCAGATATTAAAGGAACTGGATCGTGGACGCAGTTATTTCTGATCACAGATTACCACGAGCACGGATCGTTGCACGATTATCTAAAAGCGAACGTGCTCAGCACGTCGGATATGTTACGTTTGGCTCATTCAGCCGTCTGCGGACTTTCACATTTACACACGGAAATATACGGCACTAGAG GTAAACCAGCGATTGCCCATCGAgacatcaaatcaaaaaatattctCGTTAAGAAAAATGGTACTTGTTGCATAGCAGATTTAGGTCTAGCTGTTCGGTATATCAG cGAAACGAATGAAGTTGATATCGCTCCGAACATGCGACAAGGAACGAAGCGCTATATGTCGCCCGAGGTTTTAGAAGAAACGTTAAACAAACATCATTTCGATGCTTTTAAACAGGCAGATATTTACTCGTTCGGCCTGGTTTTATGGGAAATCGCACGACGATGCCTATCAGGAG GAATCGTCGAAGAATATCAAATTCCGTATTACGACATGTTACAAAACGATCCAAGTTTTGACGACGTAAGAAAAGTAGTTTGTGATCCTCATCGTAAAAGACCGGCCATACCAAACCGATGGAGTAGCGATGAA TATCTTCGATCGCTGGCAAAGATCATGCAGGAATGTTGGAATGGTAGTCCGGCCGCACGACTCACCGCTCTTCGAGTCAAAAAATCTTTAGGGAAATTAATGGAGAATCAGGATCTCAGCGTTAAAGTGAAAGACCCAACGATAATCTCTTCGTACAACAGCGTTCAATCGTAG